A window from Malania oleifera isolate guangnan ecotype guangnan chromosome 7, ASM2987363v1, whole genome shotgun sequence encodes these proteins:
- the LOC131159743 gene encoding 3'-5' exonuclease-like, producing the protein MSTQIVDYETPEETHDYYGVIFMDDTIQTLVTITPAMVDFWISEIQRIHRRRLRHLIVGLDIEWRPNKSRYSNNPVATLQLCVGRRCLIFQLIYAPHIPQSLSRFLANPDYTFVGLGIASDVEKMADDYGLEVSNSVDLRELAACTLDARELCRAGLKTLARVVLGKEIEKPKSVTMSRWDQEWLSYEQIQYACLDAFLSFEIGRILNASHW; encoded by the coding sequence ATGTCTACTCAGATAGTGGACTACGAAACACCCGAGGAAACCCACGATTACTACGGTGTGATTTTCATGGACGACACGATCCAGACCCTAGTAACCATCACACCCGCCATGGTGGATTTTTGGATCTCCGAGATCCAGCGCATCCACCGCCGGCGGCTGCGCCACCTCATCGTCGGCCTCGACATCGAGTGGCGCCCTAACAAAAGCCGGTACTCCAACAACCCCGTCGCTACTTTGCAGCTCTGCGTCGGCCGCCGATGTCTCATCTTCCAACTCATCTACGCCCCCCACATTCCCCAATCCCTCTCGCGGTTCCTCGCCAATCCCGACTACACCTTCGTCGGCTTGGGCATAGCCAGCGACGTCGAGAAGATGGCTGACGATTACGGCCTGGAAGTGTCGAACAGCGTCGATCTCAGGGAATTGGCGGCCTGCACACTGGACGCCCGGGAGCTGTGCAGGGCGGGGCTCAAGACCCTGGCCAGGGTGGTTCTTGGGAAGGAGATCGAGAAGCCGAAGTCGGTGACTATGAGCAGGTGGGACCAGGAGTGGCTGAGCTACGAGCAGATACAATATGCCTGTTTGGatgcttttctttcttttgagaTTGGGAGGATCTTGAACGCGTCGCACTGGTGA